A single window of Bacteroidota bacterium DNA harbors:
- a CDS encoding carboxypeptidase regulatory-like domain-containing protein: MMKRVLPAIMLVFLTGWIFSQTPDWTLKFSSVVEKDGQPCPGALITVSSGATKVASAVTAGDGNFMVEIPPNGNYVVTISKDGCNSKKFSVNTTGVPADMNKSNFKAVVKIEGVTMSKPLPTIDYSALSQPMTQISYNPSKKKFMDDEVYTSQMLGALMKIREAERILLEKYAAANKAGDAALVKNDCENAKINYETANKLLPDESYPKEQLTKVNNCFKAKEDAKKKAEEEAAAKAKADAKAKAEADAKAKAEAEKLAAEKAAAEKAAAEAKAKAEAERLAAEKAAKEKADAEAKAKAEEERIAKEKAAAEAKAKAEEEAKAKAEAERIAKEKAAAEKAAQEKAAAEAKAKADAEAKAKAEEERIAKEKAAAEAKAKAEAEKLAAEKAAAEKAAQEKAAAEAKAKAEAEAKAKEEADRIAKEKAAAEKAAADKLAKEKAAAEAKAKAEQEAKAKVEAERLAKEKAEAEKAAAEAKAKEEQAKLAAEKAAKEKAEAEAKAKAEEEAKAKAAADKVAAEKAAAEKAAADKLAKEKADADAKAKAEEEAKAKAEADRIAKENAAAEKLAKEKAEAEAKLKAEQDAKAKAEADKIAAEKAAQEKAAADKAAAELKAKADEEAKAKAAADKLAAEKAAADKAAADKIAKEKAAAEKAEADKLAKEKAAADKIAKEQAAKDKAAADKLAKEKAAADKAKADRLAKEKAAADKLAQEQAEKEAKEKAAAEKLAAEQAAKEKESGGGSAGEGPENVDGDARRKIAQPLGLSSVKYKEALNKAEGYFKMKRYAEAKTAYEDVLKIKPEDPYATKKLAEVNTLLNK; encoded by the coding sequence ATGATGAAGAGAGTGTTGCCGGCAATAATGCTGGTGTTTTTAACCGGTTGGATTTTTTCTCAAACCCCCGATTGGACTTTAAAATTTAGTAGTGTTGTTGAAAAAGACGGTCAGCCTTGTCCCGGCGCTTTAATTACTGTTTCTTCCGGTGCTACAAAAGTAGCCAGTGCCGTAACCGCAGGTGATGGAAATTTTATGGTGGAAATTCCACCTAACGGAAATTATGTTGTAACAATTTCAAAGGATGGATGTAATTCAAAAAAATTCTCCGTGAATACAACCGGCGTTCCTGCCGATATGAATAAAAGTAATTTTAAGGCGGTTGTAAAGATCGAAGGTGTCACCATGTCGAAGCCTTTGCCTACAATTGATTACTCGGCTTTAAGTCAGCCAATGACGCAAATTTCTTACAATCCTTCCAAGAAGAAATTTATGGATGATGAAGTGTACACTAGTCAGATGTTAGGTGCACTCATGAAAATCAGAGAAGCGGAAAGAATCTTATTAGAGAAATATGCAGCAGCCAACAAAGCCGGTGACGCGGCCTTAGTAAAAAACGATTGTGAAAACGCAAAGATAAATTATGAAACGGCGAATAAATTGTTGCCGGATGAATCGTATCCCAAGGAACAGCTCACTAAAGTAAACAATTGTTTTAAAGCGAAAGAAGACGCTAAAAAGAAAGCGGAAGAAGAAGCTGCAGCAAAAGCGAAAGCAGATGCAAAAGCCAAGGCCGAAGCAGATGCCAAAGCTAAAGCGGAAGCAGAGAAATTGGCTGCTGAAAAAGCCGCTGCTGAAAAAGCCGCAGCGGAAGCGAAAGCCAAGGCCGAAGCAGAACGATTAGCGGCAGAGAAAGCCGCAAAAGAAAAGGCGGATGCAGAAGCGAAGGCAAAAGCGGAAGAGGAGAGAATTGCAAAGGAGAAAGCGGCTGCGGAAGCTAAAGCAAAAGCGGAGGAAGAAGCCAAAGCAAAAGCCGAAGCAGAAAGAATTGCGAAAGAAAAGGCAGCTGCCGAAAAAGCTGCACAAGAGAAAGCCGCAGCGGAAGCCAAAGCGAAGGCAGATGCAGAAGCGAAGGCTAAAGCAGAGGAAGAACGAATCGCAAAAGAAAAGGCAGCAGCAGAAGCGAAAGCGAAGGCCGAAGCAGAAAAATTGGCTGCCGAAAAAGCAGCCGCTGAAAAAGCCGCTCAGGAAAAAGCCGCTGCAGAAGCCAAAGCAAAGGCGGAAGCAGAAGCTAAGGCCAAAGAAGAGGCCGATCGTATAGCAAAGGAGAAAGCCGCAGCGGAAAAAGCAGCTGCTGATAAATTAGCGAAAGAAAAAGCAGCTGCTGAAGCTAAAGCGAAAGCAGAGCAAGAAGCGAAAGCAAAAGTAGAAGCAGAACGTTTAGCAAAAGAGAAAGCAGAGGCTGAAAAAGCGGCTGCAGAGGCGAAAGCAAAAGAAGAGCAAGCAAAGTTAGCTGCTGAAAAAGCTGCAAAGGAAAAAGCAGAGGCAGAAGCGAAAGCTAAGGCCGAAGAAGAGGCAAAAGCAAAAGCCGCCGCCGATAAAGTGGCAGCAGAGAAAGCCGCAGCAGAAAAGGCTGCCGCTGATAAACTGGCAAAAGAGAAAGCAGATGCTGACGCAAAAGCGAAAGCCGAAGAAGAGGCGAAAGCAAAAGCGGAAGCAGATCGTATAGCAAAGGAAAATGCAGCCGCGGAAAAATTAGCAAAAGAAAAGGCAGAGGCTGAAGCTAAATTAAAAGCAGAACAAGACGCGAAAGCAAAAGCGGAGGCAGATAAAATAGCGGCTGAGAAAGCTGCACAAGAAAAGGCCGCCGCTGATAAAGCCGCTGCCGAATTGAAAGCGAAAGCGGATGAGGAAGCAAAAGCCAAAGCAGCCGCAGATAAGTTAGCGGCTGAAAAAGCAGCAGCGGATAAGGCTGCTGCCGATAAGATTGCAAAGGAAAAGGCTGCAGCAGAAAAAGCAGAAGCAGATAAACTGGCAAAAGAAAAAGCGGCCGCTGATAAAATTGCGAAAGAGCAAGCTGCAAAAGATAAAGCCGCTGCTGATAAATTAGCAAAGGAAAAAGCGGCTGCAGATAAAGCGAAAGCGGATCGTTTGGCGAAAGAAAAGGCCGCTGCCGATAAGTTGGCACAAGAACAAGCAGAGAAGGAAGCAAAGGAGAAAGCGGCTGCAGAAAAATTAGCGGCAGAACAAGCGGCTAAAGAAAAAGAATCGGGTGGAGGCTCCGCCGGTGAAGGACCTGAAAATGTAGATGGTGATGCACGAAGAAAAATAGCTCAACCGCTCGGACTAAGTTCGGTGAAATATAAAGAAGCTTTAAATAAGGCGGAAGGATATTTTAAAATGAAACGTTATGCAGAGGCAAAAACAGCCTACGAAGATGTTCTGAAAATAAAACCGGAAGATCCTTACGCTACTAAAAAATTGGCAGAGGTAAACACCTTGCTAAATAAATAA
- a CDS encoding carboxypeptidase regulatory-like domain-containing protein, giving the protein MNRIIIFFSLFSCLANFYWAQNWSVKISSNVELRTWKLTTKADKEEKSLLGASITLYQGAKIISQGTSDGNGDFSVMVPGNGEYVLTVSYPGCNAKKFSIVTTGVPQELQNDPTWKPSFSIGGFVMAKPFPGIDYSGLQQTLVKVVYEAKIKNFDDDEPYTDAGLGIVMKIASAENILINNFCNTNKQGDIALAKPDCPLAKMLYEKAIAMIPGEQYPVEQLKKVGDCLKAKEEAAQKAAEAAKAKEEADKIAKEKAAADKAAKDQAAKDKAAADKIAKEKAAADKAEKDKVAKENATAKNKTASEKAAADKAAKEKAAKEKAEKDKIAKEKAASEKPKPVAKTEQPKPKEMPPPEEEQLGDPDKSDSKHKVPQVLGGASAKYKEALNKAEGYFKMKRYAEAKTAYEDVLKVKPADPYATNKLAEVNKLLAK; this is encoded by the coding sequence ATGAACAGAATTATTATCTTTTTTAGTCTTTTTTCCTGCCTCGCCAATTTTTATTGGGCGCAAAACTGGTCGGTGAAAATCAGCAGTAATGTTGAATTACGCACCTGGAAACTGACGACTAAGGCTGATAAAGAAGAAAAATCTTTGTTAGGAGCTTCCATCACCTTGTATCAAGGCGCTAAAATAATCAGTCAGGGTACCAGCGACGGCAATGGCGATTTTAGTGTAATGGTTCCCGGAAACGGCGAGTATGTTTTAACCGTTTCTTATCCCGGGTGTAATGCGAAAAAATTCTCTATCGTAACAACCGGTGTGCCGCAAGAACTGCAAAACGACCCGACCTGGAAACCTAGTTTTAGTATTGGCGGATTTGTGATGGCAAAACCATTTCCCGGGATTGATTATTCTGGCTTGCAACAAACATTAGTGAAAGTAGTTTATGAAGCTAAAATAAAAAACTTTGACGATGATGAACCATACACGGATGCAGGCTTGGGCATTGTGATGAAAATAGCGAGTGCTGAAAATATTCTTATTAATAATTTTTGTAACACCAATAAGCAAGGAGATATTGCATTGGCAAAACCGGACTGTCCATTGGCAAAAATGCTGTACGAAAAAGCGATCGCGATGATTCCCGGAGAGCAGTATCCTGTAGAACAATTAAAAAAAGTGGGCGACTGTTTAAAAGCTAAGGAAGAAGCGGCACAGAAAGCTGCTGAGGCTGCTAAAGCAAAAGAAGAGGCCGATAAAATTGCCAAGGAAAAGGCAGCTGCCGATAAAGCAGCCAAAGACCAAGCTGCCAAGGATAAAGCAGCGGCCGATAAAATAGCAAAAGAGAAAGCGGCTGCAGACAAAGCTGAAAAAGATAAAGTCGCGAAAGAAAATGCAACCGCGAAAAACAAAACAGCATCTGAAAAGGCAGCGGCAGATAAAGCAGCAAAAGAGAAGGCTGCTAAAGAGAAGGCTGAAAAAGACAAAATAGCCAAGGAGAAAGCGGCATCGGAAAAACCAAAACCTGTTGCTAAAACGGAACAGCCGAAGCCAAAGGAAATGCCACCACCTGAAGAGGAACAATTAGGCGATCCTGATAAGAGCGATAGTAAGCATAAGGTACCACAAGTTTTGGGTGGCGCATCAGCTAAATACAAAGAAGCTTTAAATAAGGCAGAAGGATATTTTAAAATGAAACGTTATGCAGAGGCAAAAACAGCATATGAAGATGTTCTGAAAGTAAAACCTGCTGATCCATACGCTACCAATAAACTCGCTGAAGTAAATAAATTACTTGCGAAGTAA
- the ytxJ gene encoding bacillithiol system redox-active protein YtxJ, giving the protein MNWIALTSLDQLSEIDELSKIQPVMVFKHSTRCSISNMALSRVESKWKDDYNLKAFYLDLLSHRDVSDAISSRYKVTHQSPQAMLIVNGICTAHQSHSGINISELLNH; this is encoded by the coding sequence ATGAACTGGATAGCACTTACATCTCTTGATCAACTTTCTGAGATTGATGAATTATCAAAAATTCAGCCGGTGATGGTTTTTAAACACAGCACGCGTTGCAGTATAAGTAATATGGCGCTCAGTCGTGTTGAAAGCAAATGGAAAGATGATTATAATCTTAAAGCGTTTTATTTGGATTTATTAAGTCACCGCGATGTTTCAGATGCTATTAGTAGTCGCTATAAAGTTACTCACCAATCGCCACAAGCCATGTTGATTGTTAACGGAATTTGTACCGCCCACCAAAGTCATTCCGGAATTAACATCAGCGAACTTCTTAACCATTGA
- a CDS encoding response regulator transcription factor, whose amino-acid sequence MKLLIADDHPIFRKGLKDLLIDTYPGVEIIECSTGLEAWNKIEEHKPQVSILDINMPEMNGLEVTKKIRLNRINTKVIILTMYKEKEMIRKAMIEGASGFVLKDFAVNELMDCIQKVRDNKKYIGPALQNAYNEITFEDKKKQEMLEKLKNLSQGELKTLKLVNNNKTSKEIAELLFLSEKTIENYRSKICQKLGLPPRNNSLVLWINENKELLSALNEF is encoded by the coding sequence ATGAAATTACTAATTGCCGACGATCATCCTATTTTCAGAAAAGGCCTTAAAGATCTTTTAATTGATACCTATCCGGGCGTTGAAATCATTGAATGTTCAACCGGACTGGAAGCATGGAATAAAATTGAAGAACATAAGCCGCAAGTTTCCATTTTAGATATCAATATGCCTGAGATGAATGGCTTGGAGGTTACTAAAAAAATCAGATTAAACCGTATTAATACAAAGGTGATTATTCTCACCATGTATAAGGAAAAAGAAATGATCCGGAAAGCGATGATAGAAGGTGCAAGTGGTTTTGTATTAAAAGATTTCGCGGTAAACGAATTAATGGATTGTATTCAAAAAGTACGCGACAACAAGAAATACATTGGTCCCGCCTTGCAAAATGCTTACAACGAAATCACTTTTGAGGATAAGAAAAAACAAGAAATGCTTGAGAAGCTTAAAAATTTAAGTCAGGGCGAGTTAAAAACATTGAAGTTGGTTAACAACAACAAAACATCAAAAGAAATAGCAGAACTTTTGTTTTTATCTGAGAAAACCATCGAAAACTATCGCTCAAAAATTTGTCAGAAATTGGGTTTACCACCTCGAAACAATAGCCTTGTGCTTTGGATTAACGAAAACAAGGAACTGTTATCAGCCTTAAACGAGTTTTAA
- a CDS encoding SiaC family regulatory phosphoprotein: MILIEARENSPYICLDPSQHYMIMKGNSFMANPSQFYSSLNTWLLGYRVPDGEMFRIDITMGYYNTSSIQIMNLFLKTINQNNPGKVNLKFFIDKEEEDLAESANTLVFNTGLTPTIELF; encoded by the coding sequence ATGATATTAATTGAGGCCAGAGAAAATTCACCCTACATTTGTTTAGACCCTTCACAGCATTATATGATTATGAAGGGAAACTCATTTATGGCAAACCCAAGCCAGTTCTATTCCTCATTAAATACATGGTTATTGGGATATAGAGTACCGGACGGCGAAATGTTTAGAATCGACATTACAATGGGCTACTATAATACCAGCAGTATCCAAATCATGAATTTGTTTCTTAAAACAATTAATCAAAACAATCCGGGGAAGGTAAATTTGAAATTCTTTATTGATAAAGAAGAAGAAGATTTAGCCGAAAGCGCAAATACTTTGGTTTTTAATACCGGACTTACGCCTACAATAGAATTGTTTTAA
- a CDS encoding SpoIIE family protein phosphatase: protein MKKHLVILLAFFASLAIAQEYKFSVFGQEEGLPQPYVYDIIQAKNGFLYIATGDGLATYGGQRISKFSKRVGLSENFCSALYADSKQRIWIGHFEGGISCYENGQFKKIKTSSAQAAKVIAIAEDAKQTIYYANSAGSIYTIAGDSIVPFLIEELPPVSEIRIKDNQMFIASQEGLLVIDLSSGKKEYKAIGNTKDKNVTCIEFVNNEIFAGIDEVGIECIRRENKSFTTVTTYSTELKSKSLNVKDICFKNGSELWVSLTNEGLSVLKFNNSKQIEKQLTIAPKNGLGSVFISKIFLDKEQNLWLGSIGSGLFQFISDRFELFNKKNFLDFDNVITVAVDDADNVFVADESTVLAFNPKDSLKTKLNLCGTGEIIRCSYLNKATNELWIGTDKNLYIMDVTGGKPKLKSTLADFKEKAINYISKDNLGQILVCTIEGLYYLNEKNVVVKVFNTDGGAPHNNFTAFFVDQLDRYWIFSPMTPLYNLYNGEITLEKDLDSSVSFRFNSATIDKNDMVWFGTEGDGVFTYKKNRNPKYQRFTSSKGLASDYIYGIMATNNGDVITCHKNGISVKYASLKTFRAINKNSGLPANTINSNAIFKDKNGYVWIGSTEGLIKYSPMQDKINSIPPVLSVLRLTFNDSVKSTTDTNFVFDYGKYELNMEVIGVSLTNPAGVTYRYKLEGFEDKWRTGDDGRIAYPGLADGNYRFIIYAKNDDGFESQQPLTFSFSIKEPIWKKAWFYVVIGGVLIGGIFLFFRARTIKLQQEKIKLEEMVTEKTKELVVEKERVEKANDLLHEKNRDITDSITYAKRIQNAVLPQTENMFKELNLFVLYKPRDIVSGDFYWYYSTPQYNYVAVVDCTGHGVPGAFMSLLGSTYIDQVMIENKDPLPSQVLYELDKKIYAAFKQNNPDNKIGDGMDMVICRITKDKREITIASANRPIYYFIDGELKETKANVFSIGGYFDGNDKVYTEISYQINKGDSFYMFSDGYGDQFGGEKNRRFSTKRMKQIFTDMQLLGSDEQREILDKEFETWRGENEQIDDVCVIGIKF from the coding sequence ATGAAAAAACACTTAGTAATACTTCTAGCCTTTTTTGCTTCTCTTGCCATTGCTCAAGAGTATAAGTTCAGTGTGTTCGGCCAGGAAGAAGGATTACCACAGCCTTACGTATATGATATTATCCAAGCGAAGAATGGGTTTTTATACATAGCAACCGGTGATGGATTGGCAACGTATGGAGGACAGCGCATCAGTAAATTCAGTAAACGCGTTGGCTTATCTGAAAATTTTTGCAGTGCATTATACGCCGATTCAAAACAAAGGATATGGATCGGACATTTTGAAGGAGGGATAAGTTGTTATGAAAATGGGCAATTCAAAAAAATTAAAACATCTTCAGCGCAAGCTGCCAAGGTCATTGCCATCGCTGAAGATGCCAAGCAAACTATTTATTACGCCAATTCGGCGGGTTCTATTTACACAATCGCGGGTGATAGCATTGTGCCATTTTTAATCGAAGAGTTACCGCCTGTAAGCGAAATTAGAATCAAAGATAATCAAATGTTTATTGCCAGTCAGGAAGGTTTGTTGGTAATTGACTTAAGCTCGGGAAAAAAGGAGTACAAGGCTATCGGTAATACAAAGGACAAGAATGTGACTTGTATCGAGTTTGTGAATAACGAAATTTTTGCCGGGATTGATGAAGTAGGTATTGAATGTATACGAAGAGAGAATAAAAGTTTTACTACCGTTACAACCTATTCAACCGAATTAAAAAGCAAATCTCTTAATGTAAAAGATATTTGTTTTAAAAACGGCTCAGAATTATGGGTGTCGTTAACTAATGAAGGTTTATCTGTTTTAAAATTTAATAACAGTAAACAAATAGAAAAGCAATTAACCATTGCCCCTAAGAATGGATTGGGAAGTGTATTCATTAGTAAAATCTTCCTTGATAAAGAACAAAACTTATGGTTAGGAAGTATAGGAAGTGGTTTGTTCCAATTTATTTCCGACCGATTCGAATTGTTTAATAAGAAGAATTTTCTGGATTTCGATAACGTGATTACAGTGGCGGTTGATGATGCCGACAATGTATTTGTAGCTGACGAATCAACTGTGCTTGCGTTTAATCCTAAGGATAGTTTGAAAACAAAATTAAATTTATGCGGCACCGGTGAAATCATTCGTTGTTCCTACCTTAATAAAGCTACAAATGAATTGTGGATAGGAACCGACAAAAATTTATATATAATGGATGTAACCGGCGGCAAACCTAAATTAAAATCCACCTTGGCCGATTTTAAAGAAAAGGCCATCAATTATATTTCAAAAGACAATCTCGGTCAAATTTTGGTGTGTACGATTGAGGGCTTGTATTATCTGAATGAAAAAAATGTAGTCGTTAAAGTTTTTAATACGGATGGCGGAGCACCGCATAATAATTTTACGGCTTTCTTCGTTGATCAACTGGATCGCTATTGGATTTTTTCTCCAATGACTCCGCTCTATAATTTGTATAACGGTGAGATCACACTGGAAAAAGATTTGGACTCATCTGTTTCGTTCCGTTTTAATTCAGCTACAATAGATAAAAACGACATGGTATGGTTTGGTACCGAGGGCGATGGCGTATTTACTTACAAAAAGAACCGTAATCCTAAATACCAGCGATTTACTTCATCTAAAGGTTTGGCCTCTGATTACATCTATGGAATTATGGCGACCAATAACGGCGATGTAATTACTTGCCATAAAAACGGAATTAGTGTAAAGTACGCGAGTTTAAAAACATTCAGAGCTATTAATAAGAATAGCGGATTGCCCGCTAACACAATTAACAGTAATGCTATTTTCAAAGACAAGAATGGTTATGTTTGGATAGGAAGTACGGAAGGATTGATAAAGTACAGTCCGATGCAGGATAAAATAAACTCCATTCCGCCTGTGCTCTCTGTTCTTCGGTTAACATTTAATGATTCAGTGAAAAGCACAACCGACACCAACTTTGTTTTTGATTATGGTAAGTATGAATTAAATATGGAAGTGATTGGCGTATCTTTGACAAACCCTGCCGGAGTAACTTATAGATATAAATTGGAGGGTTTTGAAGATAAATGGAGAACCGGTGACGATGGCCGAATTGCATACCCGGGATTAGCGGATGGAAATTACCGTTTTATTATTTACGCAAAGAATGATGATGGATTTGAATCACAGCAACCATTAACGTTTAGTTTCAGCATTAAAGAACCAATTTGGAAAAAAGCCTGGTTTTATGTTGTTATTGGCGGTGTTTTAATAGGCGGAATCTTTTTGTTTTTCAGAGCCAGAACCATCAAATTGCAGCAAGAGAAAATTAAGTTGGAGGAGATGGTAACGGAGAAAACAAAAGAATTGGTTGTTGAAAAGGAACGAGTGGAAAAAGCCAACGACCTATTACACGAAAAGAATAGAGATATTACAGATAGTATTACTTACGCGAAGCGCATTCAGAATGCAGTGTTACCTCAAACAGAAAATATGTTTAAGGAACTAAATCTGTTTGTACTGTATAAACCTCGTGACATAGTTAGTGGAGATTTCTATTGGTATTACTCTACACCACAATATAATTATGTAGCGGTAGTGGATTGTACCGGACATGGTGTACCGGGTGCATTTATGAGTTTGTTAGGCTCCACCTACATTGATCAGGTTATGATTGAAAATAAAGATCCTCTTCCTTCACAAGTTTTGTATGAATTAGACAAAAAAATTTACGCGGCATTTAAGCAAAATAATCCGGATAATAAAATTGGTGATGGAATGGACATGGTTATTTGCAGAATCACCAAAGATAAAAGGGAAATTACGATTGCTTCAGCAAACCGCCCCATCTACTATTTCATAGATGGCGAATTAAAGGAAACCAAAGCAAATGTATTCTCCATCGGAGGATATTTTGACGGGAACGACAAAGTATATACCGAGATTTCTTATCAAATAAATAAAGGCGATTCGTTTTATATGTTTAGTGATGGTTATGGCGATCAGTTTGGCGGAGAAAAGAACCGGCGTTTTTCTACTAAACGAATGAAACAAATCTTTACAGATATGCAATTACTCGGTTCAGATGAACAGCGCGAAATTTTGGATAAGGAGTTTGAAACATGGAGAGGGGAGAATGAGCAAATTGATGATGTTTGTGTAATCGGAATTAAATTTTAA